A genomic stretch from Microbacterium proteolyticum includes:
- a CDS encoding glycoside hydrolase family 68 protein, which produces MTITHNRVGRTRVRLAAIAAVIATTAVLAAGVPAQAQAAPAAAAAAVPGYPAPTEHTQKAYDPEDDFTAKWTRADARQIKAMSNPNAPSRANSMPEEYTMPTVPQDFPDMSNEQVWVWDSWTLTDGSSAQPSFKGWEVVFSLVADRKLGFDDRHTYAKLGYFYRKADVAERPKNGGWTYGGLVFPDGASGAIFEDQSFSHQTEWSGSTRIFDGNKLRIFYTAVAFYRNEDGSNRKPYDPRLVQSEGRIFADDKGVWLTGFRDQHDMLKADGEYYQTGAQNEFFNFRDPFTFEDPAHPGKTYMVFEGNSAFPRGERSCTEEDMGYAPGDPYAETADQAMDMGAHFQLANVGLAVAENAALTKWRFLPPILSANCVNDQTERPQIYIKDGKYYLFTITHRSTYAAGIDGPEGVYGFVGDGIRSDFQPVNRGSGLALGSPSNLNFAVGTPFAPDYNQHPGQFQAYSHYVMPGGLVQSFIDTIGTSDNFVRGGTLAPTVRVDINGNAVTVDRSYGKNGLGAWADIPSGYAHEIAPTPDPRPIG; this is translated from the coding sequence GTGACCATCACGCACAACCGAGTAGGACGCACCCGCGTCCGGCTCGCGGCGATCGCCGCAGTGATCGCCACCACCGCCGTCTTGGCGGCGGGAGTACCCGCGCAGGCGCAAGCCGCGCCCGCGGCCGCGGCCGCGGCCGTTCCGGGCTACCCGGCCCCGACCGAGCACACCCAGAAGGCCTACGACCCCGAGGACGACTTCACCGCGAAGTGGACTCGCGCCGATGCGCGGCAGATCAAGGCCATGAGCAACCCCAACGCCCCGTCGCGTGCGAACTCCATGCCCGAGGAGTACACCATGCCGACGGTGCCGCAGGACTTCCCCGACATGAGCAACGAGCAGGTGTGGGTCTGGGACAGCTGGACCCTCACCGACGGGAGCTCGGCGCAGCCCAGCTTCAAGGGCTGGGAGGTCGTCTTCTCGCTCGTCGCCGACCGCAAGCTCGGCTTCGACGACCGTCACACGTACGCCAAGCTCGGCTACTTCTACCGTAAGGCCGATGTGGCGGAGCGCCCGAAGAACGGCGGCTGGACCTACGGCGGCCTGGTCTTCCCGGACGGGGCATCCGGCGCGATCTTCGAGGACCAGTCCTTCAGCCACCAGACGGAGTGGTCGGGCTCGACCCGCATCTTCGACGGCAACAAGCTGCGCATCTTCTACACGGCGGTGGCGTTCTACCGCAACGAGGACGGCTCCAACCGCAAGCCGTACGACCCGCGCCTGGTGCAGAGCGAGGGGCGCATCTTCGCCGATGACAAGGGCGTGTGGTTGACCGGCTTCCGCGACCAGCACGACATGCTCAAGGCCGACGGCGAGTACTACCAGACCGGCGCGCAGAACGAGTTCTTCAACTTCCGCGACCCGTTCACCTTCGAGGACCCCGCCCACCCCGGCAAGACCTACATGGTCTTCGAGGGCAACTCGGCCTTCCCCCGCGGCGAGCGCTCGTGCACCGAGGAAGACATGGGCTATGCACCGGGCGATCCGTACGCCGAGACCGCCGACCAGGCGATGGACATGGGCGCGCACTTCCAGCTCGCCAACGTCGGACTCGCGGTGGCCGAGAACGCCGCCCTCACCAAGTGGCGCTTCCTGCCGCCCATCCTGTCGGCCAACTGCGTGAACGATCAGACCGAGCGTCCGCAGATCTACATCAAGGACGGCAAGTACTACCTGTTCACCATCACCCACCGCAGCACGTACGCGGCCGGTATCGACGGCCCCGAGGGGGTCTACGGTTTCGTGGGCGACGGCATCCGCAGCGACTTCCAGCCGGTCAACCGCGGGTCGGGCCTTGCGCTCGGCAGCCCCTCGAACCTGAACTTCGCGGTGGGCACGCCCTTCGCACCGGACTACAACCAGCACCCGGGACAGTTCCAGGCCTACTCGCACTACGTCATGCCCGGCGGCCTGGTGCAGTCGTTCATCGACACCATCGGCACCAGCGACAACTTCGTCCGCGGCGGAACCCTCGCACCGACCGTGCGCGTCGACATCAACGGCAACGCCGTCACGGTCGACCGCTCGTACGGCAAGAACGGGCTCGGCGCATGGGCGGACATCCCCTCGGGCTACGCGCACGAGATCGCCCCGACGCCGGACCCCCGGCCGATCGGCTGA
- a CDS encoding TetR/AcrR family transcriptional regulator, whose product MTLPRSGPVRSEAARLAILDAAVSLFAERGYDHLTMEGIARRAGVGKQTIYRWWPSKGDVIAEAILEGRLLGGHREIPDSGDARTDLARWLTDLFTLRGSPQGEGLLRSLVAAAAGSAETGRRLRAEILAAPLMDRLSQAMGGASGARLDAAADALLGAVILRALSREDFDGDDMLLLVDAIVGTAPGAAERSTGVG is encoded by the coding sequence ATGACACTTCCGCGCAGTGGTCCCGTCCGCAGCGAGGCGGCACGTCTGGCGATCCTCGACGCCGCCGTCTCGCTCTTCGCCGAGCGCGGTTACGACCACTTGACGATGGAGGGGATCGCGCGCCGCGCAGGTGTGGGAAAACAGACCATCTACCGGTGGTGGCCGAGCAAGGGCGACGTGATCGCCGAGGCCATCCTCGAGGGCCGCCTGCTCGGTGGGCACCGGGAGATCCCCGACAGCGGTGACGCTCGGACGGACCTCGCCCGGTGGCTCACCGACCTGTTCACCCTGCGCGGCAGCCCCCAGGGCGAGGGCCTGCTGCGCTCCCTCGTCGCGGCGGCGGCCGGGAGCGCGGAGACCGGACGGCGTCTGCGCGCCGAGATCCTCGCCGCCCCCCTCATGGACCGCCTCTCCCAGGCGATGGGCGGGGCGAGCGGCGCGCGGCTCGACGCCGCCGCTGACGCGTTGCTGGGCGCCGTCATCCTCCGAGCGCTGAGCCGCGAGGACTTCGACGGCGACGACATGCTGCTTCTCGTCGACGCGATCGTGGGGACGGCACCCGGCGCGGCTGAACGGTCCACGGGCGTGGGATAG
- a CDS encoding GH32 C-terminal domain-containing protein, which produces MTRVGSRLVVLAAGGVIGATVLATPALALTVDSREGDATATTSTTYAEPTLTPGQRPGPFFGPPDRTRGNSYGTWTNDTEARARWVLESPRGPWDTLRIVDRLGAGQRFDCQAGVRVRATADVDPQTGYLVDPVELPADRVEIVCSRTTLSVTVVPVGDEIVEVSVASFVDKPHEVATSRVEFVGTRVEPDPTPDSAGGDPDSAGGDPDTAGGDPDTAGGDPDTAGGDPDTAGGDPDTAGGDPDTAGGDPHTAGGDTDTAGGGPDPAGGRPARALGGLARRGARTDGAGVARCGGARPPGRDGSGCFLASASVRGRPGCGRVGNVSPVPPPSPKPPMTLPAPRREGGFRGPYGILPLPLVALLVTVLLVVLLWPRPPVGSPDSTGTPSPTPSPTPSPTATTDPFAIPAGWERFRPAFHLTPEEHWINDPQRPVFVDGEWRLYYLYNADYPEGNGTAWHLATSTDMVTWKNRGVAIEKYRNGLGDILTGSAVVDERNTAGFGAGAIVALATQQDDGVQRQSLFVSTDGGFSFRNYEGNPVMDNPGATDWRDPKIVWDDARQQWVMVLAEGQRLGFYTSKNLREWTYVSDFVRTDYGLLECPDLFEMVDPTSGRRTWVLGVSAHASSTGGTTGFAYWTGAWDGERFTADTDEPQWLDGGADFYAAVTWNDPRDGDQGRLERRFALGWINNWAYARDLPGGRWQGGSLSTTREIVLREIDGRLSLLSQPVAALEAREGESATASSFTVVPGDIVDLPVQPSTRAFRLRARIDAPDAGEVRLRFGSGDAEVTVGYDAGAGVVFIDRRRDAVADAMPETYREIRTAPVEADGSLALDILVDVSSVEVFTGDGRASLTSAAYADARAGVTVEAVGQRIGIRDLSVTPMEVDDPNTP; this is translated from the coding sequence GTGACCCGCGTCGGCTCCCGTCTCGTCGTCCTTGCCGCCGGAGGCGTGATCGGGGCGACCGTGCTTGCGACTCCCGCCCTCGCTCTGACCGTCGACTCCCGCGAGGGTGACGCGACGGCGACGACATCGACGACGTACGCGGAGCCGACGCTCACTCCCGGGCAGCGGCCCGGTCCGTTCTTCGGCCCGCCGGACCGCACCCGGGGCAACAGCTACGGTACGTGGACGAACGACACCGAAGCGCGAGCGAGGTGGGTGCTGGAGTCGCCCCGGGGGCCGTGGGACACCTTGCGGATCGTCGACCGGCTCGGTGCGGGCCAGCGGTTCGACTGCCAGGCGGGCGTGCGCGTTCGAGCGACCGCGGATGTGGATCCCCAGACGGGGTACCTCGTCGACCCCGTCGAGCTGCCGGCCGACCGGGTCGAGATCGTGTGCTCGCGCACGACGTTGAGCGTGACGGTCGTGCCGGTGGGTGACGAGATCGTGGAGGTCTCGGTCGCATCGTTCGTCGACAAGCCGCACGAGGTGGCGACGAGCCGGGTGGAGTTCGTGGGGACGCGCGTGGAGCCGGACCCCACCCCGGACTCCGCCGGTGGTGACCCCGACTCCGCCGGTGGTGACCCCGACACCGCCGGTGGTGACCCCGACACCGCCGGTGGTGACCCCGACACCGCCGGTGGTGACCCCGACACCGCCGGTGGTGACCCCGACACCGCCGGTGGTGACCCCGACACCGCCGGTGGTGACCCCCACACCGCCGGTGGTGACACCGACACCGCCGGCGGGGGACCCGACCCCGCCGGCGGTCGTCCGGCCCGGGCGCTCGGAGGGCTCGCCCGTCGCGGCGCCCGGACCGACGGTGCAGGAGTCGCCCGCTGCGGCGGCGCCCGCCCGCCTGGCCGCGACGGGAGTGGATGCTTCCTGGCTTCCGCTTCTGTTCGCGGGCGCCCTGGGTGCGGTCGGGTCGGCAATGTCTCTCCTGTACCGCCGCCGTCACCGAAGCCGCCCATGACGCTGCCCGCTCCCCGTCGCGAGGGTGGCTTCAGGGGCCCCTACGGCATCCTCCCGCTCCCTTTGGTCGCGCTTCTGGTCACCGTACTCCTGGTCGTGCTGCTGTGGCCGCGCCCACCCGTGGGTTCCCCGGATTCGACGGGGACGCCGTCGCCGACGCCGTCGCCGACGCCGTCACCCACCGCGACGACCGATCCCTTCGCCATCCCCGCAGGTTGGGAACGGTTCCGTCCGGCCTTCCACCTCACTCCCGAGGAGCACTGGATCAACGACCCCCAGCGCCCCGTCTTCGTCGACGGCGAGTGGCGGCTGTACTACCTCTACAACGCGGACTACCCCGAGGGGAACGGCACCGCGTGGCACCTGGCCACCTCGACCGACATGGTCACGTGGAAGAACCGCGGTGTCGCCATCGAGAAGTACCGCAACGGGCTCGGCGACATCCTCACCGGGAGCGCCGTCGTCGACGAGCGCAACACGGCGGGGTTCGGGGCGGGGGCGATCGTGGCCCTCGCGACCCAGCAGGACGACGGCGTGCAGCGTCAGTCGCTGTTCGTCTCGACCGACGGCGGCTTCAGCTTCCGGAACTACGAAGGGAACCCCGTGATGGACAATCCCGGTGCGACCGACTGGCGCGACCCCAAGATCGTCTGGGATGACGCGCGCCAGCAGTGGGTGATGGTGCTCGCCGAGGGGCAGCGCCTGGGGTTCTACACCTCGAAGAACCTCCGCGAGTGGACCTACGTCTCCGACTTCGTCCGTACGGACTACGGGCTGCTCGAGTGCCCCGATCTGTTCGAGATGGTGGACCCCACCTCGGGCCGGCGCACGTGGGTGCTCGGCGTGAGCGCCCACGCGTCGTCGACGGGCGGCACGACGGGCTTCGCGTACTGGACAGGCGCCTGGGACGGTGAGCGCTTCACCGCCGACACCGACGAACCGCAGTGGCTCGACGGCGGTGCCGACTTCTACGCGGCCGTGACCTGGAACGACCCGCGCGACGGTGACCAGGGTCGGCTGGAGCGCCGGTTCGCGCTCGGCTGGATCAACAACTGGGCCTACGCCCGTGACCTCCCCGGGGGGCGCTGGCAGGGGGGATCGCTCTCGACCACGCGCGAGATCGTCCTCCGAGAGATCGACGGGCGGCTGTCGCTCCTGTCGCAGCCGGTCGCGGCCCTCGAGGCGCGGGAGGGCGAGAGCGCGACGGCGTCGAGCTTCACCGTCGTGCCGGGCGACATCGTCGACCTTCCCGTCCAGCCTTCGACGCGCGCGTTCCGCCTGCGCGCGCGCATCGATGCACCCGACGCGGGCGAGGTGCGCCTGCGATTCGGTTCCGGCGACGCCGAGGTGACCGTCGGGTACGACGCCGGTGCGGGAGTGGTGTTCATCGATCGCCGACGGGACGCGGTGGCGGATGCCATGCCCGAGACGTACCGCGAGATCCGCACCGCCCCCGTGGAGGCCGACGGCTCACTCGCCCTCGACATCCTCGTCGACGTGTCCTCCGTCGAGGTGTTCACCGGTGACGGCCGCGCATCTCTCACCTCGGCCGCCTACGCCGACGCCCGCGCCGGCGTCACCGTCGAGGCCGTCGGCCAGAGGATCGGCATCCGGGATCTGTCGGTGACGCCAATGGAGGTCGACGACCCGAACACCCCCTGA
- a CDS encoding glucose PTS transporter subunit IIA encodes MNATTMADAILHALGGPDNVASSTHCATRLRVNPRDAARVDAAALDAVPGVLATQVVGEQVQVVVGPGRVDELAAAFARVLSPEPTVPTRRLPTRVISVIVDVFTPLLPALVAGGLLTAIHNVLAGPGAFGDLAAVEAVPELRGPVALVGMLGAAVFALLPVLLGFAAAGRFGGSPYLGAAMGAALVAAPGLAAVSALPAIHLTPSTGWVLDGIDVLAIDYQGTVLPIIVICFVLARLERFFGRRLRGSARVLLVPLLTLLTTGLLAFLILGPTLRFLGDTAAEGMEWLYTSAGVVGGTVVGAVYSPLVVTGLHQGLIAIELGLLSTGGSFIFPIAAAANVAQAAATLAIWVSARRGSRLRALAATATVPAALGIAEPAIFGVTLRLRAPFAIAVGATAVAATLLAAMHVQAVTLGAAGVFGFVSIAPGRVGPFLACLGVSIVLSFTGTLLWARWRQRGGRPLESDGATEPSDETTVRSPAAGTRLDVSALADPVFAARALGPTSAVAPSSGLVSSPAAGTISAIAAASHAYGITTDDGTELLVHVGIDTVRLAGRGFRPLVRVGDRVASGDALVHVDLAAVRGAGFDPVVLTIVTNADEHQYTDIAGGSEVAVGTPLMRQTRVAKEN; translated from the coding sequence ATGAATGCCACGACGATGGCCGACGCGATCCTGCATGCCCTCGGAGGGCCCGACAACGTCGCGTCCTCGACGCACTGCGCGACGCGTCTGCGGGTGAACCCGCGGGATGCGGCACGGGTGGATGCCGCCGCACTCGACGCCGTCCCCGGCGTCCTGGCGACGCAGGTGGTGGGTGAACAGGTGCAGGTCGTGGTGGGCCCGGGCCGGGTGGACGAGCTCGCCGCGGCATTCGCGCGGGTGCTCTCACCCGAGCCGACGGTCCCCACGCGCCGCCTTCCGACTCGCGTGATCAGCGTGATCGTCGATGTCTTCACCCCGCTGCTGCCCGCGCTCGTGGCCGGGGGCCTGCTCACCGCCATCCACAACGTGCTCGCCGGCCCTGGCGCGTTCGGTGATCTGGCCGCAGTGGAAGCCGTACCGGAGTTGCGAGGTCCGGTGGCCCTGGTGGGCATGCTGGGCGCGGCGGTCTTCGCCCTCCTGCCCGTGCTGCTCGGCTTCGCGGCCGCCGGACGCTTCGGCGGGAGCCCCTATCTCGGTGCGGCGATGGGCGCCGCCCTCGTCGCCGCCCCCGGACTCGCCGCCGTCTCGGCGCTGCCGGCCATCCACCTGACCCCCAGCACGGGGTGGGTGCTCGACGGGATCGACGTGCTCGCCATCGATTACCAGGGCACGGTGCTCCCGATCATCGTGATCTGCTTCGTCCTCGCCCGCCTGGAGCGCTTCTTCGGTCGGCGGCTACGGGGTTCGGCTCGAGTGCTGCTCGTGCCGCTCCTGACGTTGCTGACCACGGGGCTGCTGGCCTTCCTCATCCTGGGCCCGACGCTGCGCTTCCTCGGCGACACCGCCGCCGAGGGCATGGAGTGGCTGTACACGAGCGCCGGAGTGGTCGGCGGCACCGTGGTGGGCGCGGTGTACTCACCGCTCGTGGTGACCGGTCTGCATCAGGGATTGATCGCGATCGAACTGGGCCTGCTGTCGACCGGCGGATCGTTCATCTTCCCCATCGCCGCGGCCGCCAACGTCGCCCAGGCAGCGGCCACGCTCGCGATCTGGGTCTCCGCACGGCGCGGGTCGCGACTGCGCGCACTCGCGGCGACGGCGACCGTTCCGGCGGCGCTCGGCATCGCGGAACCGGCGATATTCGGCGTCACTCTGCGGCTGCGCGCACCGTTCGCGATCGCCGTCGGCGCGACGGCCGTCGCCGCGACCCTCCTGGCGGCGATGCACGTGCAGGCCGTCACCCTCGGGGCGGCCGGAGTCTTCGGCTTCGTCTCGATCGCCCCGGGCCGGGTCGGACCGTTCCTGGCGTGCCTCGGGGTGTCGATCGTGCTGTCGTTCACCGGGACGCTCCTGTGGGCACGCTGGCGGCAGCGGGGCGGGCGTCCGCTCGAGAGCGACGGGGCCACCGAGCCGAGCGACGAGACGACGGTCCGCTCCCCGGCGGCGGGGACGCGGCTCGACGTGTCCGCCCTGGCCGACCCGGTGTTCGCCGCCAGGGCCCTGGGCCCGACGTCCGCGGTCGCGCCGTCCTCGGGTCTCGTCTCCTCCCCCGCAGCGGGAACGATCAGCGCCATCGCGGCCGCCTCGCACGCGTACGGCATCACCACCGACGACGGCACGGAGCTGCTCGTGCACGTGGGAATCGACACCGTGCGGTTGGCGGGCCGAGGGTTCCGGCCGCTCGTGCGCGTCGGCGACCGGGTCGCCTCCGGCGATGCGCTCGTGCATGTCGACCTGGCCGCGGTGAGGGGGGCCGGGTTCGACCCGGTCGTGCTCACCATCGTCACGAACGCCGACGAGCACCAGTACACCGACATCGCGGGGGGCTCCGAGGTCGCCGTGGGGACGCCCCTGATGCGGCAGACGCGCGTTGCGAAAGAAAACTGA
- a CDS encoding choice-of-anchor L domain-containing protein, with product MTQHVPLARRTPARRVPLAVSAAAAVSSAAILLLAAAPAHAATTLSTFEGQDAATAAKSLIGGHVSLSSASLSTGRAVQAGTFSGLDLGLPSGAVSGVALTTGSLRAADPAAASDVDFTASALTGPNAKLTTTGDLGGAGSALLESSFASTTYDAAELRLQVVPEGESLTIVYHIGSEEYAGWSERNYSDAFGVYVGGRLCSTLGDVPVGLKSINAETHPELFVSNLTKEGNPGTRDTEMNGYSVALTCTATVTPGKPVEIVAAVADTVDGQLDSTLLLAAGGITSVPGPVQPTTSPSASPSVPASKPGVSADPVPASVTGPAGTGTARPGSPLAITGVDSTALFVGGALAVAAVGLGAGALVVSRRRRNAREVSEQ from the coding sequence ATGACCCAGCACGTCCCCCTCGCCCGCAGGACACCTGCGCGGCGCGTCCCCCTCGCGGTGTCAGCAGCCGCAGCCGTGTCGTCGGCCGCCATCCTGCTGCTCGCCGCCGCGCCGGCGCACGCCGCGACCACCTTGTCCACCTTCGAGGGTCAGGATGCCGCAACGGCCGCGAAATCCCTGATCGGCGGCCATGTCTCCTTGTCGTCGGCCAGCCTGTCGACCGGTCGCGCCGTGCAGGCGGGAACGTTCTCGGGCCTCGACCTGGGTCTTCCCTCCGGCGCAGTGTCGGGAGTGGCGCTGACCACCGGGTCGCTGCGCGCCGCCGATCCCGCCGCCGCCTCCGACGTCGACTTCACCGCGTCGGCCCTCACGGGCCCCAACGCCAAGCTCACCACCACGGGTGACCTCGGCGGGGCCGGCTCGGCGCTGCTCGAGTCGTCGTTCGCGTCGACGACGTACGATGCGGCTGAGTTGCGGTTGCAGGTCGTTCCCGAGGGCGAGAGCCTGACAATCGTTTATCACATTGGCAGCGAAGAGTACGCGGGATGGTCCGAGCGCAACTACAGCGACGCCTTCGGTGTCTATGTCGGCGGTCGACTGTGCTCCACGCTGGGCGACGTGCCGGTGGGCCTGAAGAGCATCAACGCCGAGACCCACCCGGAGCTGTTCGTCTCCAACCTCACGAAAGAGGGCAACCCCGGCACGCGCGACACGGAGATGAACGGCTACTCGGTCGCCTTGACCTGCACGGCCACGGTCACCCCGGGCAAGCCGGTGGAGATCGTCGCCGCCGTCGCCGACACGGTCGACGGTCAGCTCGATTCCACCCTGCTGCTCGCTGCCGGCGGCATCACCTCGGTGCCCGGACCGGTTCAGCCCACGACGTCGCCCTCGGCTTCGCCCTCCGTCCCCGCGTCCAAGCCCGGCGTCTCCGCCGACCCCGTCCCGGCCTCGGTGACAGGACCCGCCGGTACCGGCACCGCCCGCCCCGGTTCGCCCCTGGCCATCACGGGTGTGGACTCGACGGCGCTTTTCGTCGGTGGCGCTCTGGCCGTCGCGGCCGTGGGCCTGGGAGCTGGGGCTCTCGTCGTCTCGCGTCGTCGGCGCAACGCTCGCGAGGTGAGCGAGCAGTGA
- a CDS encoding LacI family DNA-binding transcriptional regulator, whose product MNRPKLQDVAARAGVSVTTVSRVLNNRGYLSDDIKRRVDDAVSELGYRPNEIARSLIGQRSTLVGLIVPTVADPFFGELASHVEGALAARGYKMLLCDCHDTPEREEKYLDLLQGNRVDGIISSTHNRDVAGYGRADLPIVAIDRRLGEGIPTVNSDNRTGGVLATEHLISRGSRAPVHLTATDHPGNQRAAAYRERMAAHGLEPRVMAYGYNTSLDERRAAIETWLTVNPCDGVFASDDLTALMALEWARKTGRRVPDDLRVVGYDGSAGLQLAVPGLTTVRQPIERMAARAVDLLIERMTDAAAGATAEAPLPVALRHGWTS is encoded by the coding sequence ATGAACCGACCCAAGCTGCAAGACGTCGCCGCGCGCGCGGGCGTCTCGGTGACGACGGTCTCGCGCGTGCTCAACAATCGGGGGTATCTCAGCGACGACATCAAACGCCGCGTGGACGACGCCGTCTCCGAGCTCGGCTATCGCCCGAACGAGATCGCCCGCTCGCTCATCGGTCAGCGCTCGACGCTCGTGGGCCTCATCGTGCCCACGGTCGCCGACCCGTTCTTCGGCGAACTCGCCTCGCACGTGGAGGGGGCTCTCGCCGCCCGGGGCTACAAGATGCTGCTCTGCGACTGCCACGACACCCCCGAGCGCGAGGAGAAGTACCTCGACCTCCTCCAGGGGAACCGGGTGGACGGCATCATCAGCTCCACGCACAATCGCGATGTCGCCGGTTACGGACGCGCCGACCTCCCCATCGTGGCGATCGACCGCCGGCTGGGCGAAGGCATCCCCACCGTGAACAGCGACAACCGCACCGGCGGCGTCCTGGCCACCGAGCACCTCATCTCCCGCGGCTCGCGCGCGCCCGTGCACCTGACCGCCACCGATCATCCCGGTAATCAGCGCGCGGCGGCCTACCGTGAACGCATGGCCGCGCACGGTCTCGAGCCGCGCGTCATGGCCTACGGCTACAACACCTCGCTCGACGAGCGGCGCGCCGCGATCGAGACGTGGCTGACGGTCAACCCGTGCGACGGCGTCTTCGCCAGCGACGACCTCACCGCCCTGATGGCGCTGGAGTGGGCCCGCAAGACCGGGCGTCGCGTGCCGGACGACCTGCGCGTCGTCGGATACGACGGGTCCGCCGGCCTGCAACTGGCCGTGCCCGGACTCACCACCGTCCGACAGCCCATCGAGCGGATGGCGGCGCGGGCGGTCGACCTCCTGATCGAGAGGATGACGGATGCCGCGGCGGGCGCGACCGCTGAGGCTCCCCTCCCGGTGGCGTTGCGCCACGGCTGGACGTCCTGA
- a CDS encoding ABC transporter substrate-binding protein, translated as MVNHARTASWLALAAATAVVLSGCAGGGTGGDPTDVNPEGEITPREISWLLSRPADGGVITAMQKIADEYAADHPGFALNLITTPDRPSYIQKYETLAAANKLPELFDTDATPFAQKLAEQGRMVDVDLLLDDLGLADDYREAALNYQRFDDGSLYMVPFEFQLEFFWYNRDLLAQAGVSVPATLDDFAPMCEALRAQGVTPIALDGADGWPLERYMAYYPFRQAGPEYVQELKTGEAKFSDAPGRAAADWLYGLGQAGCFQEGFSSTGYADAQAQFTSGKAAVYNIGTWELANLATDKLDAGVRDSVDYFTLPTLPGAVTADDEYVAPSGIGMAVNASTYDPLVRDFLAFALERYPAEVAASGALSPTTDAATEIPANATPLYTRAIEQAGEVGEELAMPWDTQLDPATNTRLQQELTLLVQGDITPDEFVSTMDAALTENVGD; from the coding sequence ATGGTCAACCACGCCCGCACGGCATCCTGGCTCGCCCTGGCAGCCGCCACCGCCGTCGTCCTCTCCGGCTGCGCCGGCGGCGGAACAGGGGGAGACCCCACCGACGTCAACCCCGAGGGCGAGATCACGCCCCGCGAGATCTCGTGGCTGCTCTCGCGCCCGGCCGACGGCGGGGTCATCACCGCGATGCAGAAGATCGCGGACGAATACGCCGCCGACCACCCGGGCTTCGCCCTCAACCTCATCACCACGCCCGACCGGCCCAGCTACATCCAGAAGTACGAGACCCTCGCCGCGGCGAACAAGCTGCCCGAGCTCTTCGACACCGATGCCACCCCTTTCGCGCAGAAGCTCGCCGAACAGGGCCGCATGGTCGACGTCGATCTGCTGCTGGACGACCTGGGGCTCGCCGACGACTACCGCGAGGCGGCGCTGAACTACCAGCGCTTCGACGACGGGTCGCTGTACATGGTGCCGTTCGAGTTCCAGCTGGAGTTCTTCTGGTACAACCGCGACCTGCTGGCCCAGGCCGGTGTCTCGGTGCCCGCGACCCTCGACGACTTCGCCCCCATGTGCGAGGCGCTGCGCGCCCAGGGCGTCACCCCGATCGCCCTCGACGGCGCCGACGGCTGGCCCCTCGAGCGCTACATGGCCTACTACCCCTTCCGTCAGGCGGGCCCGGAGTACGTGCAGGAGCTCAAGACGGGCGAAGCGAAATTCTCCGACGCCCCCGGCCGCGCCGCCGCCGACTGGCTGTACGGCCTCGGTCAGGCCGGGTGCTTCCAGGAGGGCTTCTCGTCGACCGGCTATGCCGACGCCCAGGCGCAGTTCACCTCGGGCAAGGCCGCGGTCTACAACATCGGCACGTGGGAGCTCGCGAACCTCGCCACCGACAAGCTCGACGCGGGCGTGCGCGACAGCGTCGACTACTTCACGCTTCCCACCCTTCCGGGAGCGGTGACCGCCGACGACGAGTACGTCGCCCCGTCGGGCATCGGAATGGCGGTCAACGCCTCGACCTACGACCCCCTGGTGCGCGACTTCCTCGCCTTCGCGCTCGAGCGCTACCCCGCCGAGGTCGCCGCTTCGGGCGCCCTGTCTCCGACCACGGATGCGGCGACCGAGATCCCGGCGAACGCCACGCCGCTGTACACCCGGGCGATCGAGCAGGCCGGCGAGGTCGGCGAGGAGCTCGCGATGCCCTGGGACACGCAGCTCGACCCCGCCACCAACACCCGCCTCCAGCAGGAGTTGACCCTCCTCGTGCAGGGCGACATCACGCCCGACGAGTTCGTCAGCACCATGGATGCCGCCCTGACGGAGAACGTCGGTGACTGA